A stretch of Cyanobacterium sp. HL-69 DNA encodes these proteins:
- a CDS encoding site-specific DNA-methyltransferase: MTIVQKKKTGRYYVGKAETILNSRSFRRLKGKIQLIFTSPPFPLNSKKSYGNMLGDEYLKWFSALAPLFSEMLTENGSIVIELGNSWESQRPVQSLLPLQSFMGFVSHPDADLRLIQEFVCYNPSRLPSPANWVTVERIRTVDSYTRLWWISKTDNPKADNSRVLRPYSDRMKYLLKTGNYNSGKRPSEHKIGETSFLKDCGGSIAHNLLELEAMDSNRKVRLPNAFSFSNSNSRDFFAKTCKERNIIPHPARMPMGLPAFFIEFLTEPGDWVLDPFAGSNTTGYAAARLDRKWLAIDAEEKYVEQSKIRFEDPALKTTKTSK, translated from the coding sequence GTGACAATTGTTCAAAAGAAAAAAACTGGACGTTATTATGTTGGAAAAGCGGAAACCATCCTTAATAGTAGGTCTTTTCGCAGATTAAAAGGAAAAATACAATTAATTTTTACATCTCCTCCTTTTCCATTAAATAGTAAAAAAAGCTATGGGAATATGCTTGGTGATGAATATTTAAAATGGTTTAGTGCTTTAGCCCCACTTTTTTCGGAAATGTTGACAGAAAATGGTTCTATCGTTATTGAATTAGGTAATAGTTGGGAATCACAACGCCCAGTTCAATCTTTATTACCATTGCAATCTTTTATGGGTTTTGTTTCTCATCCTGATGCTGATTTGCGTCTGATTCAGGAGTTTGTCTGTTACAATCCTTCTCGCTTACCTTCTCCAGCCAATTGGGTAACGGTTGAACGTATTAGAACAGTTGATAGCTATACCCGTTTATGGTGGATCTCTAAAACAGATAATCCGAAAGCTGATAATTCTAGAGTTCTACGTCCTTATAGTGATCGTATGAAATATCTTCTGAAAACAGGAAACTATAATTCAGGGAAAAGACCTTCTGAACATAAAATAGGAGAAACTAGCTTTCTAAAAGATTGTGGCGGATCGATTGCCCATAATTTATTAGAATTAGAAGCAATGGATTCTAATCGCAAAGTACGTTTACCAAATGCTTTTTCTTTTTCAAATAGTAATTCCAGAGATTTCTTTGCAAAAACTTGTAAAGAAAGAAATATTATTCCTCATCCAGCACGAATGCCAATGGGATTACCTGCTTTTTTTATCGAATTTTTAACAGAGCCAGGGGACTGGGTATTAGATCCTTTTGCAGGAAGCAATACAACTGGATACGCCGCTGCGAGATTAGATCGTAAATGGTTAGCTATAGATGCTGAGGAAAAATATGTAGAACAGTCAAAAATTAGGTTTGAAGATCCTGCCTTAAAAACAACAAAAACATCTAAATAG
- a CDS encoding type I restriction-modification system HsdR family restriction subutni: MKQEVFFSSKDISKITGCSLRQLQYWRDKEVVVPFIGASGTGKTIYYSSVELVEVSVMVYLLSVGLNLEMVQKILNDLRAKEPDFTDSGCKKRFMVVAGDGTVDLLPYEQEGAIALLERGRGIIPLWIQTIHQNIQEYSLY, from the coding sequence ATGAAACAGGAAGTATTTTTTAGTAGCAAAGATATATCAAAGATTACAGGGTGTTCGCTCCGACAATTACAGTATTGGAGGGATAAGGAAGTTGTTGTACCTTTTATTGGTGCTTCGGGTACGGGAAAAACAATCTACTATTCTTCTGTGGAGTTGGTGGAGGTATCAGTAATGGTATATCTCCTTTCTGTGGGGCTAAATCTGGAGATGGTGCAAAAAATCCTCAATGATTTGAGGGCAAAAGAGCCTGATTTTACTGATAGTGGTTGTAAAAAGCGTTTTATGGTAGTAGCTGGTGATGGTACTGTTGATTTATTGCCTTATGAACAGGAAGGGGCGATCGCCCTTCTGGAGCGGGGAAGGGGAATTATTCCCTTATGGATTCAAACTATTCATCAAAATATTCAAGAATACTCCCTTTATTAG